The Pyrus communis chromosome 9, drPyrComm1.1, whole genome shotgun sequence genome has a segment encoding these proteins:
- the LOC137746203 gene encoding zeatin O-glucosyltransferase-like, whose translation MADGDQHHQNQSQVVVVMVPLPAQGHLNQLLHLSRLISAYNIPVHYVGAATHNRQAKLRAHGWDQTSVSNKIQFHDFPTPPFLSPPPNPNATNKFPSHLQPSFEATAHLRQPLAKLLRELSLKGRRVIVIHDSMMASIIQDVASIPNGESYTFHSVSAFTIFLYLWEVIGKPKKLEELDVKLPDGIPSLEGCFTVEFRNFIGEQHKYQKLNNAGNLHNTSRTIEGPYMDLLNRIGDQKKHWAIGPFNPTTVAYPNNNSNSSRHMCLEWLDKQEQRSVMYVSFGTTTAMKDEQIQELAIGLEESKQRFIWVLRDADKGDLFNGGEVRRAELPQGFEERIKGRGLVVRDWVPQLEILSHKSTGGFLSHCGWNSCLESITMGVPIAAWPMHSDQPRNTVLITKLLRVGFVMRDWDKRDELVTSQNVKNGVQKFMGSKEGEEIRKRAAELGAAVRQSRVAGEASHMEFSSFIAHITR comes from the coding sequence ATGGCTGACGGTGACCAACACCATCAAAACCAATCCCAAGTGGTAGTTGTCATGGTGCCGTTGCCAGCACAAGGTCACCTCAACCAACTCCTCCACCTCTCTCGCCTCATCTCCGCCTACAATATCCCCGTCCACTACGTTGGTGCCGCCACTCACAACCGCCAAGCCAAGCTCCGAGCCCACGGTTGGGATCAAACCTCAGTCTCCAACAAGATACAATTCCATGACTTCCCAACGCCTCCTTTCCTCTCCCCTCCTCCTAACCCCAATGCTACAAACAAGTTTCCTTCTCATCTCCAACCCTCCTTCGAAGCCACCGCCCACCTCCGCCAGCCCCTGGCGAAGCTCTTACGCGAGTTGTCACTCAAGGGAAGAAGGGTCATCGTCATCCACGACTCCATGATGGCTTCAATCATTCAAGATGTTGCTTCTATACCAAACGGAGAGTCCTACACTTTCCACTCCGTCTCTGCCTTTACGATTTTTTTGTACTTGTGGGAAGTAATCGGAAAGCCGAAAAAGCTCGAGGAGCTCGATGTCAAGCTCCCAGACGGCATCCCATCTCTCGAAGGTTGTTTCACTGTTGAGTTCAGGAATTTCATTGGTGAACAACATAAATACCAAAAGTTGAACAACGCAGGGAACCTTCACAACACTAGTAGAACCATTGAAGGACCATACATGGATTTACTCAACAGGATTGGTGATCAGAAGAAGCATTGGGCCATAGGGCCATTCAACCCTACAACGGTTGCGTACCCTAATAACAATTCAAATAGTAGTAGACATATGTGTTTGGAATGGTTGGACAAACAAGAACAAAGGTCAGTGATGTATGTGTCTTTTGGGACCACCACAGCCATGAAAGATGAGCAGATTCAAGAGCTGGCAATTGGGTTGGAGGAAAGCAAGCAAAGGTTCATTTGGGTTTTGCGGGATGCTGATAAGGGTGACCTTTTCAATGGTGGGGAGGTTAGAAGGGCTGAGCTGCCACAAGGATTTGAAGAGAGAATCAAAGGTAGGGGATTGGTGGTTAGAGACTGGGTCCCACAGTTGGAAATCCTGTCCCACAAATCAACAGGAGGGTTTCTGAGTCACTGTGGGTGGAACTCATGCCTGGAGAGCATCACCATGGGGGTCCCTATAGCAGCTTGGCCAATGCACTCTGACCAACCAAGGAACACTGTTTTGATCACAAAGTTGCTTAGAGTTGGGTTTGTGATGAGGGATTGGGATAAGAGGGATGAGCTTGTCACGTCACAGAACGTTAAAAATGGTGTGCAGAAATTTATGGGGTCTAAAGAAGGGGAGGAGATAAGGAAGAGGGCGGCGGAGTTGGGGGCTGCCGTCCGCCAGTCGAGGGTTGCAGGTGAAGCTTCTCACATGGAGTTTTCTTCCTTTATTGCTCATATCACCAGATAA